GAATAACTGAATGACAAACAGACTTGATTAATGAAAGGAAGTAAATCATGAAACGATTATATTTGATGAGGCATGCTGAAACACTCTTTAATAAATTGGGAAAGATACAAGGTGCTTGTGATTCGCCATTGACGGAGAATGGAAAATTACAAGCTCAAAAAGCAAAAGAAATGATTAAAGAAGAAGGAATCGTTTTTGATGGATTATATTGTTCTACTCAAGAAAGAGCATCAGATACGTTAGAAATTGTGACAAATTCAAGTCATTATCAAAGGATCAAAGGATTGAAGGAATGGCATTTTGGAGATTTTGAAGGTGAAAGTGAACGATTAAATCCCAAAATAACCCCCCCAGCAACATCTTACGGAGAGTATTTTGTTGAATATGGAGGTGAATCATTTCTAGAGGTTCAGGAAAGAATGAAATGTTCTTTATTAGAAATTATGACTAACGCCAATCAATCAGTACTAGTAGTTAGTCATGGTGGGGCGATCTATTCATTTAGTCAGCTATGGCTGTCTTTTGAAAAAGTTAAAACGTTATCATTTGGTAATTGTGCAATACTAGTGTTTGAATTTGATGAAGCCAAACAAGAATTTAGTTTTGTAGAAGTCCTTAATCCTTAATCACTAAGTATCGTCAATTGACGTACATTTAAATAGTGTGTTATAGTGTGTTGGATTATTTTGATGGTTGAAGAATGGGAGGAGTGACTACTATTAAACGTTCCGATAAAATATATAAATTTGTACTTGAGCACACGTCACATCTTAATCTAAATGATTTAGATAACAATCGTGGTGTGACGGCATCAGATATCGAAAAGAAGTTGAATATTCAGCGTGCAAATGCGAGTCGTGATTTAAATCAGTTGGTAAGGGAAGGGTTGGTTTTAAAAGGAAAAGGTCGTCCAGTGTGTTATATTGCTAATCTATCAATAGACTCTGTTGAACCTTTAATTGAGAAGAAGGAAGTAAATTCAGCGCCGATTGAAAAATTAGATGTTTTTGATAATTTAATAGGTGGCACACACAGTTTAAAGTTGCCAATTGAGCAAGCTAAGGCGGCGATTTTATACCCACCAAATGGATTGAATTGTTTAATTACTGGGGCTACAGGTTCAGGTAAATCTTTTTTTGCTAAAGCGATGTTTGAATATGCTAAGGAAAATAATGTATTAGCAGAAGATAAAAAATTAGTAGTTTTTAACTGTGCGGATTATGCTCATAACTCAGAATTATTAATGAGTCATTTGTTTGGATATGTTGAGGGGGCCTTTACAGGTGCCAATAAAAATAAAGCTGGATTGATTCAAGAAGCTGATAACAGTATGTTGTTCTTGGATGAAATTCATCGGCTACCTCCAGAA
This is a stretch of genomic DNA from Vagococcus zengguangii. It encodes these proteins:
- a CDS encoding histidine phosphatase family protein; the encoded protein is MKRLYLMRHAETLFNKLGKIQGACDSPLTENGKLQAQKAKEMIKEEGIVFDGLYCSTQERASDTLEIVTNSSHYQRIKGLKEWHFGDFEGESERLNPKITPPATSYGEYFVEYGGESFLEVQERMKCSLLEIMTNANQSVLVVSHGGAIYSFSQLWLSFEKVKTLSFGNCAILVFEFDEAKQEFSFVEVLNP